The following nucleotide sequence is from Acyrthosiphon pisum isolate AL4f chromosome A2, pea_aphid_22Mar2018_4r6ur, whole genome shotgun sequence.
atttacggggggtgATATGGGTGATATATCACCCCCCCAGAGCCTTTTTTaggatttatttaatacataataatatatacattgtaataggTATTCAGTTTTACTTGTTATTCATGACattcttaaatacatatttttaggaTTTGAATGTATCTTTGGTAGTTCAAAACATACTTCTGAAGATATTGACCAATTTAATCAACTTATTGAGTTTTATTCTCCTGTTATTGATACATTAGTGGCATTgacagaattaaaaatgttaaggaaCAAACTCGCAAGCCAAAATATAACACTGAAATCAGCATTTGATGCTTTGTTAAAATGCAATGAAGATTTATatcctaatattaattttttatttaaaattttatgcaCCTTGCCAGTTTCTACAGCTTGTCTGGAACGGtcattttcaagtttaaaaagGATTAAATCATATCTACGCAACACAATATCTGAAgtaatactgaaataatatattaacctaagcattttttaatgttttatttttcaatttagaagAGGCAAATGGTTTAGCAATGTTAAGTATTCACCGCGATATTGACGTTAATGTAGACGAAGTGTTGAATGAAATGTCTCAAAAACCAAgatgaatgaatattattttgtgatttttttatgaaaataaatgtataatattataaatgttgttgTAGTTTTGAGTAACATCATGGTGACAAGACCAGCATGGCctattatcatagaacaatatagaagcgaaactcgatcagctgatgggtgaagtgtttacctatgatctgaagtccgaacaatgaaactgtttccgtaacactgacatgatgttatacccatattgaaaaaccgtttccgcctaataggcagggtattctgcgcggggtcgggttgtttccactgtttacttttatcatagattacgtatgccacgccgtgttcaaggttacaatcgcccgattcggccaattcacggagtttcatacccctgctATTATACAGTGTACTTTACCGAAAGGTAAGATAACATAATGTGATCCTAGATATTTGTCTCCCGCCTCGGTCTGCCCCCAATGTgctaaataattttggttttatcaCCCCCTAgaaaaaaatcctagatacgccactgattatacGTCATAGTTTACAAAACGGCAACAagtacaatatgataatataaagacCGTGACTCGTATACAAGTGGCTCGGTCGATTAATGCCACACTatacattatagaatatacctCACAGGTATACTAGCCATaaccactgtataatatatatctttaattAGTCACctttttattacaatagttttgtacttacatttttattattattattatgatggcgatattaattatttacgtttCGAGTTTTCATcctaattattatgcatataaagtttttgaaattaaagggtatgaatatgaatattaaaaagcGTGACGAACAATGAGtgatatgaattaaattaaaaatttatcctttcgttttttattttgtatttttttatcttaataacaaaaaaatatgttatcattaaaatgaaaataaaaataatactcttaaATAGCTTTTCAttgttcgtttttatttttatttactcaaCAGCAAACCTATTCCGCCGTTACGTTTGTGAGGATAAAATAGGTatctgatttatttttattcacaagCTTTAACGTTTCTTTATACTTTTATGTctgtgcacatattattatatgcacgtAATTCATATAACTATTGAAGTCCCTTCGCCGCAATGCATTTTGTAAGCGCACTTTTCGCGAGCAGTTTATTTGAAATCTACGAGTAACGGACGGAAAAAAAACAGCAAGCCgctaatttactatttttattcattcattATTCTTCGACAGTCGTTTTCACACGATTTTCGAgtcaaaaatcacatttttttttatcattttacggCGTCGCGTAACCAAAACTTTtgtgtaaacaaaattatatctatgacaattttttatttccattccGCAATCGTCATTGTGTCGTGCGGTCCCTCGGGGCGATCATCGGTGTCAATCATCGTCGTTGATGTTTATCGATCGATTGCAACCCTCAAAATAACCCCGCGGTATagggttttcattttttttttgtctggcTATAAAATACGcgcatattgttttttttttcttatactcTTGTACATTTTTGTAACGAGTAAATTTATGGTGGGACCGAACACACCTGATTGACTGGTGCTAATATAAAAGGACAAGGGAGGAAATGGTAACTTTACCCCTTTTGAGCCATAACATCAGTGTCACGATAGTTTTTTTGTTGCGCGTAATTTATCGTTGGAAAGTCATTACACCACCAATATAATAATCGGTTTAGTCCCTCTCGATGAGGCGGCAAAAAGGTAAACACGTCACACGACGCACacgattatattttttcgttttttgatttttttttttttttttacagtacatTTTTACCGAACGTGTATAAATGAACATTACGATATATCCGCGCAGtgtaaaaaacataattgttcGCATTTATTTACGACGAGTTTTATTTTAGCACAGCTGTAGATTTTTTTTCGTCTCGCGAGCGACAACTGAACGAGTCGTGTCTTTTGTATGGCATAACTATTACGTTCATGTGCAGaatcatcgaaaaaaaaataacaaatataattattatattatttattagcaatAATAGAGAGAAAAATCTAATTCtcaggaaaatataatataaaggtacctatatgaaaatatataatattatgtacctatatataacactgtattttattatacagataggtaatacacataatattctataatagcAAAAATGTCGATATTATTCCACTATTTCACACGTGATTCAGCTTGTAAAATTTCAAgattccattattttttatactcaaTGATACACATGAGTACGGACACAAAATCGTTTGATTTACCTATGACGTACCTGTTATATGATGTTAACTTCGCGAGTACgattcttatttatattttgaactaaaataatcgtaaactatataatatccatttaaCTCGTTAGTAATTAGGTTTTTACAATTTCAcgaaatttatttacttaaaatatttgatttatgtgaaaaaaaaaaattaaaaatattgtttgattcatatttaaaagtttataggtattttataaaaaaatgaattataaaattcatgaaCTCCGTATAACGGATACTTGCTTTTAGCTCAgtggaaaataatttgatatacgtatcactattattaatgtaaattattataattaagtaattgtAATTGATTCggctgaaataaataaacagtcaTAAATTCACAGCAAGggaacgtttttaaaaattacgttATTGTATcgaattctaataaattattcataaaatatttacctataaccaataataattcattacctaccatttatacttaatttataaccattatcATAGTCATTAGTAAATtatggttaataattaataattaattatctgtgTGTAATCACTTATAATCGTCTATAACCAAATacgttataagaaaaataatattattcataattttattacaatatttcaagatgagtgaaattttcaattttgaaatattcctATATGAGaactttatcaataattattaataaaatatggttatctaatagtttgaatttgtgagttttttttctattttatagtaaaactatagtaatattatatttatgtgtgtaaaaaaaatttagagatATTATATAGTGGCAGTTGTATATACGactttatacaaatgtattatttagaataacaataatattatgcggatGACATATTGAAATGGTAATTTTCATTGAAAACcaatgtttgatttttatttatagatagaattattattactatcaaactacataatattatataatatgtatgcaatacataaaaataatataaacagtacAATAGGCGTACTTGaatggttattatatattataatcgtaaaattatgatttatacatttttctttttttgtcgAATGATATAAACAACAATAGTACAAATTtttgacgttttaaaaatattttatgtcccCGCGGTGTTTTCGGTGACCgcgttttattgaattattgttcGATTTGTTCATAAAAGAACCGAAATATGATCGATGAGTACGTACGCTTCGTCGCTTCATCAAATCCTAGTCACTTTGATACGACGTACAACATTTTTGGTTTTGGAcaagagaaaataatattgccTTTTTAAAATTCTGCGGTCGACTTCGTTCTTATTGTCAGCAGCGGGGCTCACGATCATGACATCTATCTACCGATCGTCATTCGTAcccaataacattatttataatattagtctgGGACTTCAATACTATTATTGGTACTTCTAAACAAATTGAAGCTGTTCAATACATATGTTTtcgttttattagttttaaactcAATACCGCAAGGTTTTCTCATTCTGATTATATCAACGtcagtaaatttttaaatcttaaatcctTAGTTAATCGAAGAAATGAttcttattatactatatatatatcataatattagaaatccctgtttattttatattcctcATGCCTCCCTTAGATACCTACATGTTATTCGTCTCTATAAACACTCAATTAATGAATGGTAACCCTGTtaatactaaaattgtttttttttcttcaaatatataggtattgtaggtAATAACGGTATctacctagttattattatttttatataatgtaacgTTTCTATATCATTTTTCATATCATtgtaagttatatttaattttagtcattacatttttctaattacTATACTGCACTTTACTGTATTTGTTTTTAGACTTATGTCCGTGACCAAAatagataaacaaataaatattattatttaaatgcatgaCCGCGACCaacaatttaaatgataattggtGCTAGTCGCGAACGGCATTGATAACCAcgtattttggttattttacatttattaatataggtataggtacaatacaacaCTGCAATTCTGCACACCACACGTGTGCAGGGTGACTATAGTCATTAATTTTAACAGCAAACATTAATTATCCCGAAGCAataagatttttgaaaatattttttcttgataaatattataactattcaaGTCATTGCAAATTAACatgtttgacaaaatattatacaaaattgatGTAGATACGCGTAAGACGTccatcgaaaaatattttaagcattgacgttatcaattttttttttttttacatataattttaaatcattgtataagaactATGCACTTCActgttttttaaagttatatttttctttaattgttCACTGCTTTGAATGACAGTATGCACCTATATAGTATGtacttatacttttaaaatttcatatttcaaagcggatatttttctacaaatttgaacgagtatagttaatattaattattgtatttaaagttttgatgagcgggGTTGAGCGGCACTCAGAGTAGGTACTCCGAAAAATTTTGTCAACTATACCACTAACCGTCACTCCACTTCGaaactttaatactttaaatactttatgaTCACTTATATAAAACTACTTGTTTCAAATTccacttttatattaaatatgaaattaaaaatatatgcagtcatttgaaaaactaaaaactttaaaacaaattccaACTATAGAAGCCAGAGTAGACTGCAATGTTCTtttataatgacttaaaattattatttaaaaaaaatattattaaatcgttgataatttctaattattgttCAAACTTTAAACATAATTGCGATGGACGTAATAAATCTCATGCAAACTTGCGGACTTAATAACTGGCAATTTTAAAGGGCCTCTGAGAAAAATGAAAATCtaacaatattgtcaatattgcaatttattaatatacatttactcAGGCATGTAACCGTATCTTCCGTGTCTGTGTGGCAGTTTTAAATTGGTTGGTCTGTTGCTTCCGTTAAATTTTTCGCAGATCGTTAAAATACCGTCtgtgtattgttattttattgccattatattctattctatagctatacatattatgtgatgCTATTTCGCCGGATTTAAGAACAACGGTGAGCAGAGCGTTTCgtttattacgtataatattttatattttcttctcttttaataggtacgtaataaaataaataattacacgtAATTCTCACGCGTATTTATTTCATatctaattttatgttatatccTATGAATCATACTATATACTACGAACGCGCGCATTAAGGAAGCTGAACATATTAAGTGCAACTAGGGGGGAGGCTTAGCCCCCTAAAATTACTCGTAGCCctctcaaaataaattaatcttcGAATTCATATaactaacaatttaaaatttaggatATTGCTCAGTAAAATTCTGCACGTGACACGCACATATTCAACGCAAATGCCAACGATATCACTGCGCAAagcactaaaataattattaggtattattacttacttattattattgttttattataggcaatgggggggggggggggcatagcCACATCGGGTTACTTATTAGGAAAATGTTTGTAGGGGCTCAGGGGTTTCATCAACATGTTTCAAGGACTAGTTGCACCCCTGAAGCCGAACTTCATTTTAACTTGTTTGTTGTGTGATAGGTTCATATCTATCGCATTCAAcatcaacatattttttcaatacctatAACGATTTTTATAAACGATACGGTTTCAGCTCGTATCGAATAAGTTCTTGTCCATTGTAGTTATGACTACTGGAATAAACGACAAATAACGGTATTTCTTACTATTATAgcccttattatattatacgattttgaGTTTGAAACCTTCAAAGGAAAAACGAATAAACGTGACTGAAATACCAGCTAGTCGCCGGTAAGACGTAGAACCTTCGGCACTTCTCACCCCCACTCGTCATATTTTGAAAAGCAAGACCAATCGTTTGTGATCCATTAGACGTGGGGAACACAAATGTGGTATAGTCGTGACGTGCATGGCGTAAGTGTGTAAAGCCGTAACTACTGAGTGCCCGCAGACCATCGCTACGCGTGGAGGGGTGGGTGGGTCCACGTAAATTTGGGTCCATTATAATTGTGCAACTCTTTTGAAGAGACAGaaacataaaattgtatgcaTCGGCAATTTGCTATTGCACATATACACACTTTATTCGATTCTATTATACTCGTAAATCGGTCGTTAGATTCGTCACCACGGGAACAAACTTATAACAGTGTTTAAATACCTATGAAAATTGGAAATAGCTAAACCACTTGTACGTTTTAAATGCGTCGTCGATGTAAAGAgatgttttgattaaaaaagtGTTTCCAACACttgttaaaaaatactaaaacaccgaaccagtataataatagttagttataagttattacttatattataagtatttaaattttaaagtttgtaAGAATGGACCGAAATAGCACAATGGTATCGCGAAAAATGTCAGTTAGTCCACTACTATGTTAATCTGAACTAAAAAACACCATATAATTATAGTctacaattattgtaactaCCGACTCGTTCAAAATTCGAGTTTTATgttcagaaaattaaataaaacacgaaatgttcagaatatgaaattaaaagttatgACTTCGTTCAAAAGAGTATAACAAAAAAGGTAAGAAAATCGCAggttttaaatatgatttttttttcaaaaactttgtttcgttattttaaattgtacaaacataataatatttccgaACTCTTAAAAACTTATTGAGAAAATaagtgcgtacctatataatacgtcTTTAGGCTgtaacctatataaataaaaacattaggtatcgccctttatattattataatatgtctacacacataaacataaaaacatcgCATACGCCTTTTGTGGGCTTATTCCGTTTTCGTTTGTTTAAGACTCGACTCGCCGGGTcgcacaactataatattatattattattattattatagtctctaCAAGGTTATGGCGGTAACAGCTGATGTCCCCGCGGCATATTATACGAGTCAATTTAGGGCCAAAGGTGGGAAACCAGTCCGCGGACAATGGGACCGTTTAGAATGGGGTGATGATATTTGGAACAGAGCAGCACcgggaatatattattattatattatactgcacctatacagtatacaccgcGCGTCattgaattatattgttttgatttaaattcgtattttttttttcgccgCCTCACAATTTATTTCATTAGACCCTGCGCAGTAGTCGAAAAGGTCTCGTAAATATCATTTCATTGCTCCACCATAtccagtgttatattatattatacaaaatattattatcttatattatacattgtgtatgacaatatcgtatataataggtaggtattcgaGTATCgtggtaggtagtaggtatacccACCTATTTTAAATTGCCATGGccaggaaaaaaaataagcaaaatgCGGTCTTGCCATAtccctaatatattatattatatattattctgtcgATCGAGCAAACGCGTTTCGTGGTggatgtatattattagtataatgcaCGTCGGTgacattattcttatattatttacatatttatgtgaAAGCGTATTTTAGAAACGTCACGCGGAAAAATTCACCACAGAAACCAAATATACGGTGTATCCACTAAAATAGGGTATATACCTAACCAATGCATTTtcagttattatcattatatcgaACTACCCAACCAATGACCACGTATATGAGATACAAATTTACTCCAGTCaaacttaacatattatattatgtacctatagtattgtTATCAAGTGTCAAACGTGTTTATACCATTCATCAGTATCTTTCCATAacataacttaaaatttattaaaataaaataatttgtttcatcaAGATTTTTATACTGAGGTAAGTTTTTATTCCATGTACGAAGTGGTATTGAAAATCACGTGATTCATCACGCGTTAAGTATCTTTTTCgtgtgtttataaaattaagtaagaaCAACAAACAAGTAGACGTTGATTGTTAGTAGGTATAGCACatagtataacattatttattgttccGTTTGTTAAAATGATTGATGCTACACTAGCTCTATAATACAtttcttattgtattttttctatacatcagatcacaataatttatttataatttgtattatatcgcCTTTAATCAATTGTGTTTTGCCTTctcgttattttaaattacatgtaGATAGGTTTCTTCCTgtacaatgatatatattacCTCAGTGTAGAGTAGAGCTAgtgatttcaaatattaatctattctactttgtgtataatatattaattctacttactagaaaatacaaacaaattattattattaacatatattataatcgcacGTTCGGAAATTTTTTCCGTCTTCCCGATCGAGTTTTCcagtacacattattattataataataatgatgaccactgaacataataataaaataataatagtatattatattgtatttgtggAAGTTTTTTTGGGCGGTGTTTGTACGGGGTGCGGTCGCAAGCGGACGTGACTTACACTCGATCGTGCGCCGCGAACATTCGAAAACGGCCTCGGGACTTATgcaataataatgcaatataatatcgtcgtgtatatgtgtgtactacgttttatattattataataatgcgatTGTCGGACCGGTCAAGCGGATTGTTGTCCGATGCTGC
It contains:
- the LOC115034292 gene encoding 52 kDa repressor of the inhibitor of the protein kinase-like — translated: MLRNKLASQNITLKSAFDALLKCNEDLYPNINFLFKILCTLPVSTACLERSFSSLKRIKSYLRNTISEKRQMV